The Hypanus sabinus isolate sHypSab1 chromosome 31, sHypSab1.hap1, whole genome shotgun sequence genome window below encodes:
- the LOC132383770 gene encoding late histone H2A.L3-like gives MSGRGKGGAGKARSKAKSRSSRAGLQFPVGRVHRLLRKGNYAERVGAGAPVYLAAVLEYLTAEILELAGNAARDNKKTRIIPRHLQLAVRNDEELNKLLGGVTIAQGGVLPNIQAVLLPKKTGAASK, from the coding sequence ATGTCTGGACGTGGAAAAGGCGGCGCTGGCAAAGCTCGGTCCAAGGCCAAATCTCGCTCGTCTCGGGCTGGACTGCAGTTCCCGGTCGGCCGGGTTCACAGACTCCTAAGAAAGGGCAACTATGCTGAGCGGGTGGGTGCCGGAGCCCCGGTCTATCTGGCTGCTGTACTCGAGTATCTGACGGCCGAAATCCTCGAATTGGCCGGCAACGCGGCCCGGGACAATAAGAAGACCCGCATCATCCCCCGGCACCTGCAGCTGGCCGTCCGCAACGACGAGGAGCTGAACAAGCTGCTGGGAGGGGTGACTATCGCTCAGGGCGGTGTGTTACCCAACATCCAGGCTGTCCTTTTGCCCAAGAAAACCGGCGCTGCCAGTAAGTGA
- the LOC132383789 gene encoding histone H2B-like produces MPDAPKPAPKKGAKKALSKPASKSGKKRKRSRKESYAIYIYKVMKQVHPDTGISSKAMSIMNSFVNDIFERIAGEASRLAHYNKRSTISSREIQTAVRLLLPGELAKHAVSEGTKAVTKYTSSK; encoded by the coding sequence ATGCCTGATGCGCCGAAACCCGCTCCCAAGAAGGGCGCCAAGAAAGCTCTGTCCAAACCGGCGAGCAAGTCTGGCAAGAAGCGCAAGAGGTCGAGGAAGGAGAGTTACGCCATCTACATCTACAAAGTGATGAAACAGGTTCATCCCGACACCggcatctcctccaaggccatgagCATCATGAATTCATTCGTGAACGATATTTTCGAGCGCATCGCGGGTGAGGCTTCCCGCCTGGCCCATTACAACAagcggtccaccatcagctcccgggagatccagaccgccgtgcgcctgctgctgcccggggagctggccaagcacgccgtgtccgaagggacaaaggcggtgaccaagtacaccagctccaaGTGA
- the LOC132383834 gene encoding histone H4 — protein sequence MSGRGKGGKGLGKGGAKRHRKVLRDNIQGITKPAIRRLARRGGVKRISGLIYEETRGVLKVFLENVIRDAVTYTEHAKRKTVTAMDVVYALKRQGRTLYGFGG from the coding sequence ATGtctggcagagggaaaggaggcaAAGGACTGGGCAAAGGCGGAGCCAAGCGGCACCGTAAAGTGCTCCGGGATAACATCCAGGGCATCACCAAACCGGCCATCCGCCGTCTGGCTCGCCGTGGCGGCGTCAAGCGGATCTCGGGTCTGATCTACGAGGAGACCCGCGGggtgctgaaggttttcctggAGAATGTGATCCGGGATGCGGTCACCTACACTGAACACGCCAAGCGCAAGACGGTCACTGCCATGGATGTGGTGTACGCTCTGAAACGCCAGGGCCGCACTCTCTATGGCTTCGGCGGCTGA